A single Antechinus flavipes isolate AdamAnt ecotype Samford, QLD, Australia chromosome 5, AdamAnt_v2, whole genome shotgun sequence DNA region contains:
- the SRI gene encoding sorcin isoform X2, giving the protein MSNFKVQYGGAPGGPAFPGQTQDPLYGYFAAVAGQDGQIDADELQRCLTQSGIAGGYKPFNLETCRLMVSMLDRDMSGTMGFSEFKELWAVLNGWRQHFISFDSDRSGTVDPQELQKALGTMGFRLSPQAVTSIAKRYSTNGKITFDDYIACCVKLRALTDSFRRRDTAQQGVVNFPYDDFIQCVMSV; this is encoded by the exons ATGTCCAACTTCAAGGTACAG TACGGAGGTGCCCCCGGAGGCCCAGCTTTTCCGGGACAAACTCAGGATCCATTATACGGATACTTTGCTGCTGTTGCTGGACAG gaTGGGCAGATAGATGCTGATGAGTTGCAGAGATGTCTGACACAATCAGGCATTGCTGGAGGATATAAAC CTTTCAACCTGGAGACTTGCAGGCTTATGGTCTCAATGTTGGAT AGGGACATGTCTGGCACCATGGGCTTTAGTGAATTTAAGGAACTTTGGGCTGTGTTGAATGGCTGGAGACAACACTTCATAAGCTTTGACAGTGACCGAAGTGGGACTGTGGACCCACAAGAGCTGCAGAAAGCCCTGGGGACCATGG gATTTAGATTGAGCCCCCAAGCAGTGACTTCAATTGCAAAGCGATATAGCACCAATGGAAAGATTACCTTTGATGACTACATTGCCTGTTGTGTAAAACTTAGAGCTCTCACTG ATAGTTTTCGAAGAAGGGATACAGCTCAACAAGGTGTTGTGAATTTCCCATATGATGAT TTCATACAGTGTGTGATGAGCGTCTAA
- the SRI gene encoding sorcin isoform X1: MAYPGHPGAGGGGYFQGGYGGAPGGPAFPGQTQDPLYGYFAAVAGQDGQIDADELQRCLTQSGIAGGYKPFNLETCRLMVSMLDRDMSGTMGFSEFKELWAVLNGWRQHFISFDSDRSGTVDPQELQKALGTMGFRLSPQAVTSIAKRYSTNGKITFDDYIACCVKLRALTDSFRRRDTAQQGVVNFPYDDFIQCVMSV; this comes from the exons ATGGCGTATCCAGGGCATCCTGGCGCTGGCGGAGGCGGTTACTTCCAAGGCGGG TACGGAGGTGCCCCCGGAGGCCCAGCTTTTCCGGGACAAACTCAGGATCCATTATACGGATACTTTGCTGCTGTTGCTGGACAG gaTGGGCAGATAGATGCTGATGAGTTGCAGAGATGTCTGACACAATCAGGCATTGCTGGAGGATATAAAC CTTTCAACCTGGAGACTTGCAGGCTTATGGTCTCAATGTTGGAT AGGGACATGTCTGGCACCATGGGCTTTAGTGAATTTAAGGAACTTTGGGCTGTGTTGAATGGCTGGAGACAACACTTCATAAGCTTTGACAGTGACCGAAGTGGGACTGTGGACCCACAAGAGCTGCAGAAAGCCCTGGGGACCATGG gATTTAGATTGAGCCCCCAAGCAGTGACTTCAATTGCAAAGCGATATAGCACCAATGGAAAGATTACCTTTGATGACTACATTGCCTGTTGTGTAAAACTTAGAGCTCTCACTG ATAGTTTTCGAAGAAGGGATACAGCTCAACAAGGTGTTGTGAATTTCCCATATGATGAT TTCATACAGTGTGTGATGAGCGTCTAA